The following coding sequences are from one Bacteroidota bacterium window:
- a CDS encoding FAD-dependent oxidoreductase yields the protein MKKLNYILIGQGLAGSVLAMTLLKKGHSVVVIDDAPATTASRVAAGLYNPVVFKRLVKSWLADDLLPYMDEFYPEMEKQLGAEFYFSKRILKPFAEEQEKALWLKKTTEPIGKYLNEAIYTEDLNGIVYNPLGISEVMHAGNLDTVQFLNACKAHLLKKDAFMEEAFDATQLVLQENSVTYKGITADKLIFCEGYKAVNNPFFSWLPFKLTKGETLTIKLTHDHAIPFKIVLNKAVFILPIGNDLYKVGATYEWNDLSELTTEKGKSDLVEKLKKVLKVPFEVVNHQAGVRPTVSDRRPLIGLHPEHPQLGIFNGLGTKGVMLAPFFANQFSNFLETGFPLDKEVDIARFKK from the coding sequence ATGAAAAAACTAAACTACATACTTATCGGTCAAGGCTTAGCCGGCAGCGTTTTAGCAATGACCTTGCTAAAAAAAGGGCATTCGGTAGTCGTGATAGACGATGCTCCAGCCACTACCGCCAGCCGTGTTGCAGCAGGATTATACAATCCCGTTGTATTTAAGCGATTGGTAAAAAGTTGGTTGGCCGATGACTTACTTCCTTATATGGATGAATTTTATCCAGAGATGGAAAAGCAGTTGGGCGCTGAATTTTATTTTTCAAAACGCATCTTAAAACCGTTTGCTGAAGAGCAGGAAAAAGCATTGTGGCTGAAAAAAACAACGGAACCCATCGGGAAATACCTGAACGAAGCGATTTATACCGAAGACCTGAATGGCATTGTTTACAATCCGTTGGGCATTTCCGAAGTGATGCATGCAGGGAATTTAGATACCGTACAATTTTTAAATGCCTGCAAAGCCCATCTCTTAAAAAAAGATGCTTTTATGGAAGAAGCATTTGATGCGACTCAGCTTGTTTTGCAGGAAAATTCGGTAACATATAAAGGAATCACGGCCGACAAACTTATTTTTTGTGAAGGCTATAAAGCAGTGAACAATCCCTTTTTTAGTTGGTTGCCATTCAAACTCACCAAAGGCGAAACGTTGACCATTAAATTAACACACGATCATGCTATTCCATTTAAGATTGTGCTCAACAAAGCTGTTTTTATTTTACCCATCGGGAACGACTTATATAAAGTAGGTGCTACCTACGAGTGGAACGACTTATCGGAACTCACCACGGAAAAAGGCAAGTCCGACTTGGTAGAGAAATTGAAAAAAGTACTGAAAGTACCGTTTGAGGTGGTGAATCACCAGGCGGGAGTTCGTCCAACGGTGAGCGACCGCAGACCCTTGATTGGTTTACATCCTGAACATCCGCAGTTGGGGATCTTTAACGGACTGGGAACCAAGGGAGTAATGCTGGCCCCGTTTTTTGCCAACCAATTTTCGAACTTTTTAGAAACCGGCTTCCCCTTGGACAAAGAAGTGGATATTGCCAGGTTTAAAAAGTAG
- a CDS encoding succinylglutamate desuccinylase/aspartoacylase family protein → MTYSNKDIHINGMDIKPGQNAQVSLNWYQLPTKTVIEIPVYVFRSKNPGPTLLILAGMHGDEINGIEIVRRLITRDDVKKPLCGSIIAIPVINTISFLSGSRDLPDGRDLNRCFPGTKNGSLGGRIAYDLMNEIIPQIDFGVDFHTGGAKIHNYPQLRCVFNNKVNLDLGKKFAPALIINSPFRDNTLRKEASRKGKSILVFEGGESSRFDYLSINEGMNGCIRLMHHLKMVKTEIPNNPTVLLHKSTWVRAKSSGLFHTSKTNGAHIRKGEIVGSISDPYGEHDEKLVSPTDGYIVGINNQPVVNQGDALMHIGIEE, encoded by the coding sequence ATGACCTACTCCAACAAAGACATTCACATCAACGGCATGGACATCAAGCCCGGGCAAAATGCTCAGGTGAGTTTGAATTGGTATCAACTACCCACCAAAACTGTTATTGAAATTCCTGTTTATGTTTTTCGTTCGAAGAATCCCGGACCAACACTCTTGATTCTTGCCGGCATGCACGGTGATGAAATCAATGGGATTGAAATTGTCCGCAGACTCATCACACGTGACGATGTAAAAAAACCTTTGTGTGGAAGCATCATTGCCATTCCGGTGATCAATACCATTTCATTTTTATCCGGCTCCCGCGATTTGCCCGATGGCAGAGATTTAAACCGCTGCTTCCCCGGAACAAAAAATGGTTCGTTGGGCGGACGCATCGCCTACGATTTAATGAATGAAATTATTCCGCAAATAGATTTTGGTGTCGACTTTCATACCGGTGGTGCAAAAATTCACAACTACCCTCAGTTGCGTTGTGTGTTTAATAATAAAGTGAATCTGGATCTTGGAAAAAAATTCGCTCCGGCTCTCATCATCAACTCTCCTTTCCGCGACAATACACTTCGTAAAGAAGCTTCACGAAAAGGAAAATCCATTTTGGTTTTTGAAGGTGGTGAATCTTCCCGCTTCGATTATCTTTCTATCAACGAAGGCATGAACGGTTGCATCCGACTCATGCATCATTTAAAAATGGTGAAAACGGAAATCCCGAACAACCCAACTGTCTTGTTACACAAATCTACTTGGGTGCGTGCAAAATCATCGGGCTTGTTTCATACATCCAAAACCAATGGCGCACATATCCGCAAAGGAGAAATTGTCGGTTCTATCTCCGACCCGTATGGTGAACACGATGAGAAATTGGTTTCTCCTACTGACGGATACATTGTGGGAATCAACAACCAACCGGTGGTGAACCAGGGCGATGCCTTGATGCACATTGGCATTGAAGAATAA
- a CDS encoding response regulator transcription factor, with product MTPSIRIAVVDDHALFRKGMIALIKDFPEFEVVIEASNGEELLEQLKKKRVDVILLDLQMPVMDGIETTERLQNKYEGTKIIIVTMHNEEGFIHHLISKGANGFLLKNQDIEIVVDAIYGVMENDYYFNDQISRAMVKGLVESKKIRPTFAEVVLTDREVEIIRLISKELTSKEIADKLDVSVRTVEGHKERILQKTKAKNSIGIIMYAMKHNLLK from the coding sequence ATGACGCCATCGATTAGAATAGCCGTAGTAGACGATCATGCACTTTTTAGAAAAGGGATGATTGCTTTAATCAAAGATTTTCCTGAATTTGAAGTGGTCATCGAAGCTTCAAACGGAGAAGAATTGCTCGAACAATTAAAAAAGAAACGTGTCGATGTGATTCTCCTCGACCTGCAAATGCCCGTGATGGATGGCATTGAAACCACCGAGCGTTTACAAAACAAATACGAAGGCACAAAAATTATTATTGTGACGATGCACAACGAAGAAGGATTCATTCACCATTTGATTAGCAAAGGGGCGAATGGATTTTTATTAAAAAATCAAGACATTGAAATTGTAGTGGATGCGATTTATGGCGTGATGGAAAACGATTATTATTTCAACGACCAGATTTCACGTGCAATGGTAAAAGGCTTGGTAGAAAGTAAAAAGATTCGTCCCACTTTCGCGGAAGTGGTATTGACAGACCGTGAAGTAGAAATCATTCGTTTGATCAGTAAAGAATTAACAAGTAAAGAAATTGCAGATAAGTTGGATGTGAGTGTGCGCACGGTAGAAGGACATAAAGAACGGATTCTGCAAAAGACAAAAGCAAAAAATTCCATCGGCATCATCATGTATGCGATGAAACATAATTTATTAAAGTAA
- a CDS encoding ATP-dependent zinc protease, with product MDKVKLTIGRREYIDFPELGLFGITAKVDTGAYTTALHCHDIREENGVLYFKVLDPSHPDYNEKEQKFTSYSQKEIKNSFGEIEKRYIIKTIIRMGKKRIKSVISLTDRGNMRYPVLIGRKLLKNKFIVDVGLVFTLSGIERG from the coding sequence ATGGATAAAGTTAAATTAACAATCGGGAGAAGAGAATACATTGATTTTCCGGAACTGGGACTTTTTGGGATTACCGCAAAAGTAGATACCGGTGCGTATACCACTGCGTTGCATTGCCATGATATTCGTGAAGAAAATGGGGTTTTGTATTTTAAAGTATTGGATCCTTCGCACCCCGACTATAACGAAAAGGAACAAAAATTTACTTCCTATTCTCAAAAAGAAATTAAAAATTCGTTCGGGGAAATTGAGAAACGGTACATCATAAAAACAATCATCCGAATGGGTAAGAAACGCATAAAATCTGTAATTTCGTTAACCGACAGAGGGAACATGCGCTACCCCGTTTTGATTGGTAGAAAATTGTTGAAGAATAAATTTATTGTGGATGTGGGGTTGGTGTTTACGTTGAGTGGGATAGAACGCGGATAA